ACGATAATGGCATCATTGCAAAACTGAAGAAACTCTGCAAGAACCGTATCAATCGAGGGTTTTTCGACAACGTCTGAAGGGGTAATCCCGTGAATTACGACACTCTCAGAGGTCAAAGCCGTCTCGGGATTCGCAAGCCGATAAAAGGATTCTCCCAGTTCTATCCTCCCCCCCGTCATCCTCAGGGCACCGAGAGAAACGATCGAATCCTTTCTCTCATCAAGCCCGGTAAGCTCCGTATCGATCACTACATAACCGGCATCAAGAACCGATGCCTTTTCATCGACCGACGTAGACATACGTTTCTTAAAGTGCGATAAACCGAACATATACCTCACAAGATCATCGTCTTATACTTATCAATGATAAGTCCCTGAATTTTTGCTATGCGATGAAAAGCCTCCCGTATCAACCTTTTTTCCAGGTTATTCAAGGTATTGGGATTGATAAAATTATCCGGCTCCCGCCCCGCCTCTATCTGCTCGAACTGATGATGAATCCTGAGCAGCATGATGACCTCAAAGGCATGCTCGAGTTCATCTGCGTACTCCTGAACGATCGTATGCTTGTGCTTCAATGCGTCTATCCTTTCTAGGGTAGAAGTCTCACGTACATTCTTTTCGAGGGCAAAGAGCCTGACCGCGTCAACGAGCGGAGCGATTCCTTTCACCTTGAGATCGAATTTATCCTTGTGCTTTCCGCTCTTCTCGACAACGAATGACCTGAAAAACCCCAGGGGAGGAGTCTTCTTGATGATCGTATTTGCCATGTAACCGAGAAATAGCCGTTGCCCCTCAACCATGGGGGCGAGGGAATCTCTGAGATCTTCGGCGAGGCCGACTTTACCATACAGGGGCCTAAAATCGAAGAATATCAGAGACTTCAATACCGCATCGGGAGTCGGCTCATTTATCCAGCCCGCGAAGTATTTCTTCCAGACCTTTAGTGGCTGACACCACTTCGGGTTGCTCGCCATGTAGTCTGCAGGACAAGAAGGAAACCCGCACTGAGACATGCCGTCCCTCACGAGAAGTGTAAACGCAGAAAGATATTCCCTTGCAGCCTCATCCTTCTCTTCAGAGTCTGCATCCACATAGACGATCGCATTATCCTGGTCTGTCTTAAAGGTCTGCTCCTTGCGGCCCTCGCTGCCGAAGACGATCCAGCAAAATTCCAGCGGTGGGGTTCCGAGTTTCTTCTCCGTAATCTCGAGTACTTTCCTGAGGAGTCTGTCGTTGATCTCCGTTATTATACGCGTTATGTTACTCGCCTTTGCCCCTTCTTTCATAAGCAGCTCAACGATCTTGTTCACCTTCTTTGACACGGGAATCAGACCTTCTATGGATTGCTGGCCTTCTATCTCCCTCACCAGGGAGATGGGAGAGGTCCCCTGAAGCATCATCAGGTCATGGTTTGTTATAACGCCTTTCAGTATGCCGCTTTCGATCACGAGCAGGTG
The window above is part of the Thermodesulfovibrionales bacterium genome. Proteins encoded here:
- a CDS encoding DUF294 nucleotidyltransferase-like domain-containing protein, coding for MKILSEDITEFLRNIPPFHDLDEATLRNISVGISTEFYPKGSLILRQDGPASDYLRIIQKGSVKVFISSGQEDRVLIDTRSEGESFGFLSLMSGDKARANVVAVEDTTCFLVSREAVLKILETNPPFAEYFLLSYLNKYIDKAHHEMGKKRFSYGGGDSLLFTTPIGELVRREPITAPQDISIKGAAEIMTANKISCLILLDSTGIPTGIVTDRDLRDKVISKERSFRESIKNIMSVFLIKADARDYCFEALLKMIRYNVHHLLVIESGILKGVITNHDLMMLQGTSPISLVREIEGQQSIEGLIPVSKKVNKIVELLMKEGAKASNITRIITEINDRLLRKVLEITEKKLGTPPLEFCWIVFGSEGRKEQTFKTDQDNAIVYVDADSEEKDEAAREYLSAFTLLVRDGMSQCGFPSCPADYMASNPKWCQPLKVWKKYFAGWINEPTPDAVLKSLIFFDFRPLYGKVGLAEDLRDSLAPMVEGQRLFLGYMANTIIKKTPPLGFFRSFVVEKSGKHKDKFDLKVKGIAPLVDAVRLFALEKNVRETSTLERIDALKHKHTIVQEYADELEHAFEVIMLLRIHHQFEQIEAGREPDNFINPNTLNNLEKRLIREAFHRIAKIQGLIIDKYKTMIL
- a CDS encoding 3'-5' exonuclease → MSTSVDEKASVLDAGYVVIDTELTGLDERKDSIVSLGALRMTGGRIELGESFYRLANPETALTSESVVIHGITPSDVVEKPSIDTVLAEFLQFCNDAIIV